The nucleotide window GGTGGCGGCCCAGGGCCCCCAACGCCATCAGCGTGTCCTCCACCTCGTACAGCACGAAGCCCTCGGGCAGCGCCGGCAGCGCGCGGCCCCTTCCCACCACCGCGCCCGCCGCGCCACCCCTGGCCGCGGCGTCCACGAAGGCGTGCGCGTCGAAGCGCTCACCCACGAGCGCCACGAACAGGCAGCCCGGGGTGAGTGCCCGCGTGTCGGTGCAGACCGCTTCGAAGGCGGCCGGCCCGGGCCCCAGGCGCCGGGTCGCCCCGGTCGCCTGCACCACCTCTTCGTCGCTGAATCGAGCAGCCATGGGGTGTGAGGGCCCGCCTCGCGCGCCTTGCTCAGCCGGGCGTGCGGTTCGCCAGCGCCTTGGCGGCCACCTGGCGGTCATCGAAGTTGTGCTTCTCCTGGCCCACCTGCTGGTAGGTCTCGTGGCCCTTGCCGGCGATGAGCACCACGTCATCCCCGGTGGCCAGGCTGATGGCCTGCTCGATGGCGGCGCGGCGGTCCGCCTCCACCAGGTAGCCCTTCTCACCGGACTTCGCCTTGGCGGCGGAGATGCGGCGCAGGCCCGACTTCTCCAGGCCCGGGGTCACCTGGCCGATGATGTCGTCCGGGTTCTCCGTGCGCGGGTTGTCGCTGGTGATGACGGCCACGTCGGCGGCCTCCGCAGCCACCTGCCCCATCAGCGGGCGCTTGCCCTTGTCGCGGTCTCCACCGCAGCCGAAGACCGTGATGACACGGCCCTTGGCCAGCGAGCGGGCCGCCTCGAGCGCGCGCTTGAGCGCGTCGTCCGTGTGCGCGTAGTCCACCAGCACCGTCGGCGCTCCGCCCGGGCCGTAGTTCTCCACGCGCTCCATGCGGCCTTCCACCGGCGTCATCCGCTCGATGCCGACCTTCACGTCGCTGCGCGAGAAGCCCGCGCCGATGCCGATGCCCACCGCCAGGAGGATGTTCTCCAGGTTGTGGGGCCCCAAGAGCTTGCTCTTGAGCGCGATGTCACCCGAGGGCGTCTTCAGCGTGCCCTTGATGCCATCCAGCGAGAAGGTGACGTCCGAGGCGGAGATCTCCCCGCTGCCCTGACGGCTGAACTTCCACGCCATGCGCTTCTGGCCGCGCTGCTCGTTGTAGATGCGGCTGGCATACGTGTCGTCGCCGTTCACCACGGCCACACCCGAGGCGGACAGGTTCTCCGCGAAGAGCTTCCGCTTGGACTGGAAGTAGTCCTCCATGTCCTTGTGGTAGTCCAGGTGGTCGCGGCTCAGGTTGCTGAAGCCCGCGGCCTTGAAGGTCAGCCCGTGCACGCGCTCCTGCGCGAGCGCGTGGCTGGAGACCTCCATCACCACCGTCTCCACACCCGCGTCCACCATCTCCTTGAAGATGCGGTGCAGCTCCAGCGGGTCCGGCGTCGTGTTCGCCGTCGGCACCGTCTTGCCGCCGAACTTGTAGCCCAGCGTGCCGATGACTCCCGTCGACACGTAGGCCGCCGCGCTCATCGCCTCCAGCAGGAAGGACGTCGTCGTCTTCCCGTTGGTGCCGGTGACGGCGAGCAACGTCAGCTTGTCGGCCGGACGGCCATGGAAGTTCGCCGCGATGAGGGCCAGCGCCTTGCGCGCGCTGCCCACCTTGAAGAAGGGCACCTGCGAGGAGGGCACCGGCTTCTCGGAGACCACCGCCACGGCTCCGCGTGACACGGCCTCCCCGATGAACTGGGCACCATCCTCCTTGGTGCCGGGAATGGCGACGAACAAGTCGCCAGGCTTCACATGCCGCGAGTCCTGGGTCACACCGGTGACGTCGACCGCGGAACGACCACCCGAGGTCTGCTCGGCACCACACCCTGCGAGGACATCCGTCAGCTTCATCTCTTCCCCTTCTTCACACGCATTGCAAGCGCGGGGCCTGGAGCAAGCGCGGCCTCATTGCCGCGTCGCCATCTCCAGCGTCACCCGGGCCCCCTTCTCCACCAGCGAGCCGGCGGCGGGGGTTTGAGACACCACACGACCACTTCCCAGTACCTGTGGCTCCAACGCCGCGGCGAGCAGCTTCACCACGGCCTCACGTCCCCCGGCGCCCTGGACGTCCGGCACACGCACCGTGCCGGGCTCAGGGCTCTCCGAGACCGCTTCCTCCAACGCCGGGCGGGCGGGCTCGACGGCCGCACGGGCCACCGGCTTCGCCGCGACAGGCGCGGGGGACGCGGCGGCCACGGCCGTCCCGGGTGCCACCGTCCGAGACGGAGGCACGGCCAGGTGGGCCATGGCGGCGGTCGCAATTTCCTTGAAAGCAGGGGCAGCCACGAGCCCCCCGTACACGTCTGTCTTGGGTTCGTCCACCACCACGAGGATGACGATGCGAGGATCCTCGGCCGGCACCATGCCGACGAAGGAGGCGATACGCTTGTCCGAGTAGCCCCGGGCCACGGGGTCCGCCTTCTGGGCGGTGCCCGTCTTGCCCGCCACCCGATATTCGTCCATGGCCGCCTTGGGCGCGGTGCCTCCCTTGACCACCACGCTTTCGAGCATGCCCACCACCTGCCGGGCGACCTTGCTGGACACGACCCGGCGGACCTCCGTGGGACGGTTCTCCAGCAGAACCACCCCGTCCGGGTCCACCACCTTCGACACCAGGTAGGGGCGCATCATCACGCCATCGTTGGCCAGCGCACCATAGCCGGCGGCAATCTGCACCGCGGTGGCCGTCATGCCCTGGCCGAAGGACTGGGTGGCCAGGGACACTTCGGCCTTCGGGAAGGGGATGACGCCCCGGCCCTCGCCGGGCAGCGACAGCCCCGTGCGCTCGGCGAAGCCGAAGGCGTGGTAGCCGGCGACCATCTTCTCGCGGCCCAGCACCTGGGCGATCTTCGCCATGCAGATGTTGGAGGACACCTGGAGGATGCCCTGCGGCGCCAGCCACCCGTAGGAGTGGGTGTCGTTGATGGTGTGGCGCCCCACGCGCCAGGCGCCGTTCTCGCAGAAGAAGACGCTCTCGGGGGTAATCGCCTTCTCCTCCAGCGCGGCGGCCACCACGAAGGGCTTGGTGGTGGAGCCGGGCTCGAAGGTGTCCAGCGCGGCGCGGTTGCGCATGCCGCCGCGGGAGCTGGACTCGGGCGTGTTGGGGTTGAAGCGCGGGTGGTTGGCCACCGCGAGCAGCTCCCCCGTCTTGGGGTCCAGCGCCACCACCATGCCGGCGACGGCCTTGGCCTCCTCCACCGCCTTGGCCAGGGCCTTCTCGGCCACGTACTGCAGATGCCGGTCCAGCGTCAGGGTGACGGCGGCGCCCTGGCGCTCCAGGGGGTCGGTGGCGCCCTGCACCAGCAGCTTGCGGCCCTTGGCGTCACGGAAGCCGGACATGCGCGAGTTCTGCCCGGACAGCTCGTCCTCGAAGGCCTTCTCCAGGCCCTCCAGGCCCTTGCCGTCCATGCCGACCAGGCCCATCACGTGCGCGCCCAGCTCGCGCTGGGGATAGAAGCGCTTGGGCTCCTTGGTGAAGCCCAGGCCGGGCAGGCCCAGCGCCTTCACCGCGGCGACCTCCTGGGGCTTGGCCTGGCGCTTGACCCAGGCGAAGCGCTTGGAGCGGGCCAGGCGCGCGGCCAGCTCGTCCGCGTCCACCTTCAGGGCCTTGGCCAGCTGCTTCGAGGCCTGGCGCACGTCGGGCAGCATCGACGGGTCCACCCAGACGGAGTCCACCTCCACGCTCTGGGCGAGCGGCGTGCCGCGCCGGTCGAAGATGTCGCCGCGCCGGGCGGGGATTTCAATCTGGCGGACGTACTGGTCCTGCGCCATGCCGCGCAGCTTCTCCTGCTCGAAGACCTGCAGCTGCACGGCGCGGGCGAAGGCGACTCCCAGGAGGAGCAGGAAGAGGCCGAACAAGAGCTGCACCCGCAGCTTCAGCCCCTTCGCATTGGGCTCCGGAGCCCGGGTCGCCTTGAAGTCCCTCACCGGCCCGCGCCTCCACGGCCGGCCACGCGCACGGCGGGCTTGTCGCCCTGGGGAGCCTGGGCGGAGGCGCTGGCGCGCGAGGGCTTGTCCGCGGACAGCGACACCACCGCGCTGCCGGCGGGCATGCTCATGCCCAGCTGCTCACGCGCGACGCGCTCCAGCCGGCCGGGGGCCTTGAGCGTGGCCAGCTCCAGCTTGAGCCGGTCGTTCTCCCGCGTCAGCGAGCGGCTCTCGGCCTCCTCGCGCGACAGCCGGTAGCCCATGTCCACCACCATCACCCGGCTGGTGACGTGGAGGATGCCCACCGCCGCGAACAGGGTGAACAGGAGGACCGCGGGCAAAAGGTGCAGCAGCACGCCCGCCACCGACACGGAGCCACGCTGGGACGACGCCTTGCTCATCGCACTTTCTCCACCACGCGCAGGTGCGCGCTCCGAGAGCGGGGGTTGACCTCCACCTCTTCCTCCGAGGCGGACACGGCCTTCTTCGTCACCACGCTGAAGTTGCCCAGGCTCTGACAGACGCAGATGGGCAGGCCCGGGGGGCAGGTGCAGCGGCCCTCCAGGGCGCGGAAGGCTTCCTTCACCTTCCGGTCCTCCAGCGAGTGGAAGGAGATGACGGCGGCGCGCCCGCCCACCTTGAGCAGGCCCGGCAGCGCGGACAAGAGCGCGTCCAGCGCCTC belongs to Myxococcus fulvus and includes:
- a CDS encoding penicillin-binding transpeptidase domain-containing protein, translating into MRDFKATRAPEPNAKGLKLRVQLLFGLFLLLLGVAFARAVQLQVFEQEKLRGMAQDQYVRQIEIPARRGDIFDRRGTPLAQSVEVDSVWVDPSMLPDVRQASKQLAKALKVDADELAARLARSKRFAWVKRQAKPQEVAAVKALGLPGLGFTKEPKRFYPQRELGAHVMGLVGMDGKGLEGLEKAFEDELSGQNSRMSGFRDAKGRKLLVQGATDPLERQGAAVTLTLDRHLQYVAEKALAKAVEEAKAVAGMVVALDPKTGELLAVANHPRFNPNTPESSSRGGMRNRAALDTFEPGSTTKPFVVAAALEEKAITPESVFFCENGAWRVGRHTINDTHSYGWLAPQGILQVSSNICMAKIAQVLGREKMVAGYHAFGFAERTGLSLPGEGRGVIPFPKAEVSLATQSFGQGMTATAVQIAAGYGALANDGVMMRPYLVSKVVDPDGVVLLENRPTEVRRVVSSKVARQVVGMLESVVVKGGTAPKAAMDEYRVAGKTGTAQKADPVARGYSDKRIASFVGMVPAEDPRIVILVVVDEPKTDVYGGLVAAPAFKEIATAAMAHLAVPPSRTVAPGTAVAAASPAPVAAKPVARAAVEPARPALEEAVSESPEPGTVRVPDVQGAGGREAVVKLLAAALEPQVLGSGRVVSQTPAAGSLVEKGARVTLEMATRQ
- the ftsL gene encoding cell division protein FtsL → MSKASSQRGSVSVAGVLLHLLPAVLLFTLFAAVGILHVTSRVMVVDMGYRLSREEAESRSLTRENDRLKLELATLKAPGRLERVAREQLGMSMPAGSAVVSLSADKPSRASASAQAPQGDKPAVRVAGRGGAGR
- a CDS encoding UDP-N-acetylmuramoyl-L-alanyl-D-glutamate--2,6-diaminopimelate ligase, which encodes MKLTDVLAGCGAEQTSGGRSAVDVTGVTQDSRHVKPGDLFVAIPGTKEDGAQFIGEAVSRGAVAVVSEKPVPSSQVPFFKVGSARKALALIAANFHGRPADKLTLLAVTGTNGKTTTSFLLEAMSAAAYVSTGVIGTLGYKFGGKTVPTANTTPDPLELHRIFKEMVDAGVETVVMEVSSHALAQERVHGLTFKAAGFSNLSRDHLDYHKDMEDYFQSKRKLFAENLSASGVAVVNGDDTYASRIYNEQRGQKRMAWKFSRQGSGEISASDVTFSLDGIKGTLKTPSGDIALKSKLLGPHNLENILLAVGIGIGAGFSRSDVKVGIERMTPVEGRMERVENYGPGGAPTVLVDYAHTDDALKRALEAARSLAKGRVITVFGCGGDRDKGKRPLMGQVAAEAADVAVITSDNPRTENPDDIIGQVTPGLEKSGLRRISAAKAKSGEKGYLVEADRRAAIEQAISLATGDDVVLIAGKGHETYQQVGQEKHNFDDRQVAAKALANRTPG